Part of the Bacteroidia bacterium genome, TATTTTAAGCAACATGGATTTGTCAAACTCATTTACCTCATATACTTCGCAAATATCGCCTAATTTAAGGTTGATTTTGTTCAAGTAGCGCAAGAATTCAGGGCTGTGGTCAGCAACTCCTGTGAAGCTGCCTTTTTCTTTGGGCTTCAACGCGGACAATGGACATTGAGGTTGTACTACAATTTTACCTTGTGCGTTTGGAATAGGATCGCCATGTGGGTCAAACTGAGGATAATTAAGAAACTTGTCTAGTTTATCTATCAAGTCATCGGATTGGATATGCTCTAACTGTTCTGCAATAGGATGAACTGTGTCCCAAGTGTAGCCTAATTTTTCTACTAAAAATACTTCCCACAATCTATGCTTACGAATAATCTGCAAAGCAATTTTTTTACCCTCCTCTGATAAGCAAGCTCCTTGATATTTTGCATAAATGACAAGATTTTTCTCGCACAGTTTTTTAAGCATGTCTGTAACTGAAGCCGCTGTGGTGTTGAGAAGCTCGGCTAATTGAGTGGTCGTAGCTACAGTGTGGGTAGTCTGGCACTTATAGATAGCTTTGAGGTAGTTTTCTTCGGTTACCGTAAGCATTCAGGGTTCAAAGATAAGAAAAATTTTGTAAAATTCCTTGCTTTTATGACAACTTAAAAGTAGTCTATTTCTACATTTCTGTAAAAAGTTAGCATGTATCCAATTTTTATACCAAAAGCCATATCTATTCGGATGCGCAAGTCAGGATTAGGGACATCGTATTGTATCCTTCGCAAGCTGCGTGTAAAACCTTGAATGCTTTCTAGCATTATGAAAAAATTAGCTAATCTACTGTTGTCCAAAAATAGGTATCCAACGCACTGATTGAGTAATAAACCTCCGCATAAACGGTCGTAACCTTCTACACTACCTCTGTTTAGATCGTATACTGTATTCCCAATGGTTTCTATGCGAATTTTATGCTGGATGTATCCGAGTCCACCTTGTACAAAAAGCCCACAATTAGGGTTTACACCGCCTATATGAGAGAAAATTTTAGCCGCTTGAATTCCTATTTGATATCCTCTATGATAACGACTAATAGCTGCGTTTCTTCCATCTACGCCAATAATTGTATTTTGGCTTGTCCATAGATTTTGTAAGTGATTAGGTTCGCGGATTTTTTTACCGAATGTAATCGTGCTATATCCGCTCCATAACCAGTTGCGCTTGTTTTTATAACCTATGGCTGCGCCTACTGTGCCATGACTGCCAAAACGTTTTGCTAGATCTGCAGCAGGTAGTTGGTAGCTTGCTACTACTTTGAAATTAAAAAAAGCAACAAGGGTATCCTTTACATTTTGTCCAAATACACAAATAGGCAAATACACAACAAGTTGGCAATATAAGTACTTCCACATTTTTGCATACAAATTAAATAAAAAGTTTGATTTTGTCTTAAAAAGGATTTTGTAATTTTGCTTTCTAAATACTTGAAGTATATGCAAATTACAGCTGCAGAAGTTAACAAGTTACGCCAGCAAACGGGCGCAGGCATGATGGATTGTAAAAAAGCACTAGAAGAAGCACAGGGCGATTTTCAAAAAGCAATAGAAATTCTTCGTAGAAAAGGGCAAAAAATATCCGCAAATCGCCAAGATAAGGAAGCCAAAGAAGGTTTAGTAGTATGCGCAGTAGCTCAAGATAAAAAAAGTGGTGCCATAATTGAGCTCAATTGTGAAACAGACTTTGTAGCCCGAAATGAAGAGTTCAGTGCATTTGCACAAAAGTTAGCTCAAATAGCTTTGTCTGAAAAAATAGACAATCCTGAACACTTATCAGATAAAATGATTGATGACAAAAAAATTAGCGATCATCTTTTGGACTTAATGGCTAAAATTGGAGAGAAAATTACTATCAGCAAATCCGTGTATTTAAGCAGCAACGGAGTAATAGTGAGCTATACTCATCCTGGTAATCGTATAGGCGTACTTGTATCGTTAGAAGGTTCTTCAAAAGA contains:
- a CDS encoding metal-dependent transcriptional regulator: MLTVTEENYLKAIYKCQTTHTVATTTQLAELLNTTAASVTDMLKKLCEKNLVIYAKYQGACLSEEGKKIALQIIRKHRLWEVFLVEKLGYTWDTVHPIAEQLEHIQSDDLIDKLDKFLNYPQFDPHGDPIPNAQGKIVVQPQCPLSALKPKEKGSFTGVADHSPEFLRYLNKINLKLGDICEVYEVNEFDKSMLLKINSVKISLSEPTAKNILVCIIDKNE
- the tsf gene encoding translation elongation factor Ts, which encodes MQITAAEVNKLRQQTGAGMMDCKKALEEAQGDFQKAIEILRRKGQKISANRQDKEAKEGLVVCAVAQDKKSGAIIELNCETDFVARNEEFSAFAQKLAQIALSEKIDNPEHLSDKMIDDKKISDHLLDLMAKIGEKITISKSVYLSSNGVIVSYTHPGNRIGVLVSLEGSSKEGIEEVGKSIAMQIAALNPIAIDETSVPKEIIDRELEIGRELARQEGKPENIIEKIAQGKLQKFFKEATLLQQEFVKDNGKTVLKYLQEFDPNLKVVAFRRVQLGAK